The following proteins come from a genomic window of Corynebacterium hansenii:
- the bcp gene encoding thioredoxin-dependent thiol peroxidase: protein MAENDTTAPQNTRLEPGDAAPGFTLTADDGREVSLADYRGRRVLVYFYPRANTPGCTTQACDFRDESAQFNDAGVEVVGISPDKPEKLATFREDHGLDFTLLSDPSKETLAAWGAFGEKKNYGKVVQGVIRSTVLVGPDGTVENAWYNVRAKGHVGRVLRDLNSGD from the coding sequence ATGGCCGAGAACGACACCACCGCACCGCAGAACACCCGGCTCGAACCCGGGGACGCCGCCCCCGGATTCACCCTCACGGCCGACGACGGGCGGGAAGTGTCGCTGGCGGACTACCGCGGCCGCCGAGTGCTCGTGTACTTCTACCCGCGGGCCAACACCCCGGGCTGCACCACCCAGGCCTGCGACTTCCGCGACGAATCCGCCCAATTCAACGACGCCGGCGTCGAGGTCGTGGGTATCTCCCCCGACAAGCCGGAGAAGCTGGCCACGTTCCGCGAGGACCACGGCCTGGACTTCACCCTCCTGTCCGACCCGTCCAAGGAGACCCTCGCCGCGTGGGGCGCGTTCGGCGAGAAGAAGAACTACGGCAAGGTCGTGCAGGGCGTCATCCGCTCCACGGTCCTCGTCGGCCCCGACGGCACCGTCGAAAACGCCTGGTACAACGTTCGCGCGAAGGGCCACGTCGGCCGCGTCCTGCGCGACCTGAACTCCGGTGACTGA
- a CDS encoding TetR/AcrR family transcriptional regulator, with product MRLDPATDPDHDHEILRPRRRPAQQRSRERYARILAAAREVLVDVGFESFTFDEVARRAEVPIGTLYQFFANKYVMICELDRQDTAGVVEEITRFAELVPALEWPEFLSEFIDHIADLWRDDPSRRSVWLAVQATPATRATAAHTEQELLDGISEVLRPLAPRSDAHVRSFISGLLIHTTYSLLNYSVDRPGDAGMRELHYELTVQEVKRMLISYLMTVAEKAGG from the coding sequence GTGCGCCTCGACCCCGCGACCGACCCCGACCACGACCATGAAATCCTGCGGCCCCGGCGCCGCCCCGCGCAGCAGCGCAGCCGCGAACGCTACGCCCGCATCCTGGCGGCCGCCCGCGAGGTGCTGGTCGACGTCGGATTCGAGTCCTTCACCTTCGACGAAGTGGCCCGGCGCGCGGAGGTGCCCATCGGCACGCTGTACCAGTTCTTCGCCAACAAGTACGTGATGATCTGCGAGCTCGACCGCCAGGACACCGCGGGCGTCGTCGAGGAAATCACCCGGTTCGCCGAGCTGGTGCCGGCGCTGGAATGGCCGGAGTTCCTGTCCGAGTTCATCGACCACATCGCCGACCTGTGGCGCGACGACCCGTCGCGGCGGTCGGTGTGGCTGGCCGTCCAGGCGACGCCGGCGACGCGGGCGACGGCCGCGCACACCGAGCAGGAACTGCTCGACGGCATCTCCGAGGTTCTGCGCCCCCTAGCCCCCCGGTCCGACGCCCACGTGCGCAGCTTCATCTCCGGCCTGCTGATCCACACGACGTATTCGCTGCTCAACTACTCCGTCGACCGCCCGGGCGACGCCGGCATGCGCGAGCTGCACTACGAGCTGACGGTCCAGGAGGTCAAGCGCATGCTCATCTCCTACCTCATGACCGTCGCCGAGAAGGCGGGCGGTTAG
- a CDS encoding DUF7716 domain-containing protein: MVKLGHVYPMADIVEALLHAPTPGNEPRDVHSVDADSRGVVVGPREFCLYGPPSDGGLRADGTYLVDECPEVGDDDGEVLPEAAASAGLEFLAMGEHLDDVVHNLRHQGAPTDVATCVEAINHYLEHDAFLVVDCPSGVRALSDVVADRDLLRTTRVEAVSRVLGLSVRKTLGQEAADALLALHGHPLSTAVTIDVAAWNQWSQSPFAGRVTDGATHRLFAWGHDGDAWAVRTDDPDAPVVFFGAAGDDTAGNIVDLGVDVATFLRIADVWRALESKRFELGPDPAAHPILAEFREKVAPLVPAPADSWPWPYR; encoded by the coding sequence GTGGTGAAACTGGGGCACGTTTATCCGATGGCGGACATCGTCGAGGCGCTGCTGCACGCGCCGACGCCGGGCAACGAGCCCCGGGACGTTCATTCGGTGGACGCCGATTCGCGGGGCGTGGTAGTCGGGCCGCGGGAATTCTGTCTTTACGGCCCTCCGTCCGACGGAGGCCTTCGCGCGGACGGCACCTACCTCGTCGACGAATGCCCCGAGGTCGGCGACGACGACGGGGAAGTCCTTCCCGAGGCAGCTGCGTCCGCGGGCCTTGAATTCCTCGCCATGGGGGAGCACCTCGATGATGTCGTGCACAATCTGCGGCATCAGGGCGCTCCCACGGATGTGGCGACGTGCGTCGAAGCGATCAACCACTACCTGGAGCACGACGCTTTCCTCGTCGTCGATTGCCCGTCCGGCGTCCGGGCGCTGTCCGACGTCGTCGCCGACCGCGATCTCCTGCGCACAACCCGGGTGGAAGCGGTCTCGCGGGTGCTGGGGTTGTCGGTGCGCAAGACGCTCGGGCAGGAGGCGGCCGATGCGTTGCTCGCCCTCCACGGTCACCCACTGTCGACTGCGGTGACCATTGACGTCGCCGCCTGGAACCAGTGGAGCCAGAGTCCTTTTGCGGGGCGGGTGACCGATGGGGCCACCCATCGATTGTTCGCGTGGGGCCACGACGGCGATGCGTGGGCGGTGCGCACCGACGACCCGGACGCGCCCGTCGTGTTCTTCGGCGCCGCCGGGGACGACACCGCGGGAAACATCGTCGATCTCGGCGTCGACGTGGCGACCTTCCTGCGCATCGCCGACGTGTGGCGCGCCCTGGAATCGAAGCGGTTCGAACTCGGACCGGACCCGGCCGCGCATCCCATCCTCGCCGAGTTCCGCGAAAAGGTGGCGCCGCTGGTGCCGGCGCCGGCGGACTCGTGGCCGTGGCCCTACAGGTAG
- a CDS encoding DUF3618 domain-containing protein: MARSIDDIQRDIERNRTQLAKTLDELAVRTNPKNVADDAKSRAVDGLQEPKVQAVLGAVAAVIVGAIALSVVRNRKRSAEIERIREMIEAASR, from the coding sequence GTGGCCCGCAGCATTGACGACATTCAGCGCGACATCGAACGCAACCGCACCCAGCTCGCCAAGACGCTGGACGAGCTCGCCGTGCGCACCAACCCGAAGAACGTCGCGGACGACGCCAAGTCCCGTGCGGTGGATGGTCTGCAGGAGCCGAAGGTCCAGGCCGTCCTCGGCGCCGTCGCCGCGGTGATCGTCGGCGCGATCGCGCTGTCGGTGGTCCGCAACCGCAAGCGTTCCGCGGAGATCGAGCGCATCCGCGAGATGATCGAGGCCGCTTCGCGCTGA
- the acpS gene encoding holo-ACP synthase AcpS codes for MLGTGIDMVHVPSFAEDLARPGSAFAASVFTVGERTAANRRGLAGDALARHLAGRWAVKEAVIKAWSQAIYGAPPVIPRDELDWREIEVVADAWGRVAVALHGRVRDAVADCFATPTSSPQERARGGSGVDFHVSISHDGDHAIAIAILAK; via the coding sequence ATCCTGGGCACGGGCATCGACATGGTGCACGTGCCGTCGTTCGCGGAGGACCTTGCCCGTCCGGGTTCGGCGTTCGCGGCGTCGGTGTTCACGGTGGGGGAGCGCACGGCCGCGAATCGCCGCGGCCTCGCGGGCGACGCCCTGGCCCGGCACCTCGCGGGCCGCTGGGCGGTGAAGGAGGCCGTGATCAAGGCCTGGTCTCAGGCGATTTATGGCGCGCCGCCGGTGATCCCGCGCGACGAGCTCGATTGGCGCGAGATCGAGGTCGTCGCCGACGCGTGGGGCCGCGTCGCGGTGGCGCTGCACGGCCGGGTGCGCGATGCCGTGGCCGATTGCTTTGCGACGCCCACCTCCTCCCCGCAGGAGCGTGCCCGCGGGGGTTCCGGCGTCGACTTCCACGTCAGCATCAGCCACGACGGCGATCACGCCATCGCCATCGCGATTCTGGCGAAATGA